The following are from one region of the Haliaeetus albicilla chromosome 24, bHalAlb1.1, whole genome shotgun sequence genome:
- the IRAK2 gene encoding interleukin-1 receptor-associated kinase-like 2 isoform X1 translates to MATVGTKDPPERDCDAMTLQQPPLALKGGSPLALYIHSMPAWVLEDFCQKMDCLSDYDWMRFASYVITDQTELRKIKCMEKTGISITRELMWWWGVRLATVQQLLDLLQGLQLYRAAQVILDWTSASNITNSEKAELVEPPKQENVSLTPTENKKRERENEISLLPSPDSSYLGVSPAGSAVSEGALYSLPSPPPPPRHLLKSLQSNPPVSSSVKPCSSSMPQQETMTDLPSGSLLWTQREVTNATNGFSDNSRICEGTFADVYKGQRNNIVYVIKRLKEMECTSPNSTQRFFHTEVQICFRCCHVNILQLLGFSVETGLHCLIYPYLPNGSLQNKLQCQDDSVPLAWEMRISISIGLIRAVEYLHNFGILHGNIKSSNVLLDENFTPKLGHSGLRLYSVDKKSEYAMMKTKVLQASLTYLPEDFIRHGQFTEKVDIFGCGVVLAEILTGIKALDEGRHPIYLKDMIADEIQIAKESSYSKVKNFEKLAAKEICCKYLDRKAGHLLEEVAIDFASAICLCLRKKNSNIAKVLEIMEIAENKLREHYICGGSTSGLSMNTPEETDDETTSLSMDVPSAGENKEDSMQPVILTSANPCTPLIGVVSPDIYCGQMSRVPCESDESSSFIWNPSEGSTDDLSSNSCNNSENIAASDDRIKQEKPAIGLQERNAACTKSDDVLETESTAQSTFEQKNADLDSSCSSQASARETSWKIKINDQKKKLMENILLYEEEKLNSSELFES, encoded by the exons ATGGCCACGGTGGGGACAAAGGACCCTCCGGAGAGGGACTGCGACGCCATGACCCTGCAGCAGCCGCCCCTAGCCCTGAAGGGGGGCTCCCCCCTGGCCCTGTACATTCACAGCATGCCTGCCTGGGTGCTGGAGGATTTCTGCCAGAAGATGGACTGCCTGAGTGACTACGACTGGATGCGATTCG CCTCCTACGTGATAACTGATCAAACAGAGCTACGGAAAATCAAGTGCATGGAGAAGACAGGTATCAGCATAACAAGAGAGCTCATGTGGTGGTGGGGAGTGAGACTGGCGACggtgcagcagctcctggacCTGCTGCAAGGACTGCAGCTCTACCGAGCGGCTCAAGTCATTCTGGACT GGACATCAGCCTCTAATATTACCAACTCTGAAAAAGCAGAGCTGGTAGAGCCGCCTAAACAGGAGAATGTATCTTTAACtcccacagaaaacaaaaagagagagagagaaaatgagataaGTCTGTTGCCATCACCAGACTCTTCATATCTGGGAGTATCACCAGCAGGTA GTGCTGTTTCTGAAGGAGCCTTGTATTCACTCCCTTCTCCACCACCTCCCCCAAGACACCTTTTGAAATCCTTACAGTCAAATCCTCCTGTCTCATCAAGTGTGAAG CCTTGCAGCTCTTCTATGCCTCAGCAGGAGACAATGACTGATCTCCCCAGCGGGAGCCTTTTGTGGACCCAGAGGGAAGTTACTAATGCTACAAATGGCTTCAGTGACAACAGCAGAATTTGTGAAGGTACTTTTGCGGATGTCTACAAAGGTCAGAGAAACAACATAGTGTATGTCATTAAAAGACTGAAAGAG atggaATGCACAAGCCCAAATTCCACCCAAAGATTCTTTCATACAGAAGTACAGATTTGCTTTCG GTGTTGTCATGTCaacattttgcagctgctgGGTTTCTCAGTAGAAACCGGATTGCACTGTCTGATATATCCATACCTGCCTAATGGATCACTACAAAACAAACTTCAGTGTCAA GATGATTCTGTTCCACTGGCCTGGGAGATGCGCATTAGCATTTCTATAGGACTCATCCGAGCTGTAGAGTATTTACATAATTTTGGAATTCTTCATGGGAATATCAAAAG CTCAAATGTCTTGTTGGATGAAAACTTTACACCAAAGCTTGGACATTCAGGTCTGCGATTGTATTCTGTTgataaaaaatcagaatatgCTATGATGAAAACCAAAGTCCTCCAAGCTTCTCTTACTTATTTGCCAGAAGATTTTATCAGACATGGGCAGTTCACAGAAAAAGTTGACATATTCGGCTGCGGTGTG GTCTTAGCAGAGATACTGACAGGGATTAAGGCACTGGATGAAGGAAGACACCCTATTTATCTG AAAGATATGATTGCTGATGAAATTCAAATAGCGAAAGAAAGCTCATACTCCAAAGTaaaaaactttgaaaagctAGCTGCCAAGGAAATATGCTGTAAATACCTAGACAGGAAAGCAGGACACTTGCTGGAAGAGGTTGCTATTGATTTCGCCTCAGCCATCTGCCTTTGCCTGAGAAAGAAGAATTCTAACATAGCAAag GTGCTTGAAATTATGGAAatagctgaaaataaattaagagaGCATTACATCTGTGGAGGCAGCACTTCTGGATTGTCCATGAACACTCCAGAAGAAACTGATGATGAGACAACTAGTCTCAGCATGGATGTGCCTTCTGCAGGGGAGAATAAAGAGGACAGCATGCAGCCAGTAATCCTGACAAGTGCCAATCCATGCACACCTTTAATAGGAGTTGTGTCACCTGACATTTACTGCGGACAAATGTCAAGGGTCCCTTGTGAATCAGATGAATCAAGTAGTTTTATATGGAATCCTTCAGAAGGATCTACAGATGACCTATCTAGCAACAGCTGTAACAATTCAGAAAATATAGCAGCCTCTGATGACAGGATCAAGCAGGAAAAACCTGCAATTGGACTCcaggaaagaaatgcagcatGCACCAAAAGTGATGATGTCTTGGAAACAGAGTCTACTGCACAGAGCACCtttgaacaaaaaaatgcagaccTTGACTCTTCATGTTCTTCACAAG catcagCCAGAGAGACATCttggaaaataaagataaatgATCAAAAAAAGAAGctcatggaaaatattttgctgtatgaagaagaaaaattaaacagttcTGAACTTTTTGAATCATAA